The Synechocystis sp. PCC 6714 genome includes the window TCTTGGGTTTTGACCAGGCCAACTTCCGGTTGGATTGTTTCCGGGGTAGGGGATGGGGTCGTAAATTTAATCTTGGTTTGGATTTGTTGATTCAACCAAGTTTGGAAAAGATCGTTCCGCAAACGTTGCCGAATATTGTCATCCAATTGGCTAGAAATATATTTTTCCAGTCGGAGCAGAATCCACCACTCCCCAACGGCGATGGGTAGACAGAGTTGCCCAGCGGGAGTACTTTTCAGCAGTTGCACTATTTGAGGATGGGGTACATTCAGTTCCACTGGGCCGATTAAACCGCCATTTTGGGCTTCTGGCCCTTCGGAATATTGTCGCGCTAGGGCACTAAAATCTCCCTCCCCTTCCTGGATACGGAAATATAGCTCCTGAATAATGCCAGAGTCCCGACTGCGGATCAGAGAATAGATAACCTGGTCTAATTTATCTTTGCTATTGAGGAAATGACCTTCCAGTTGATCGTTCCAGGTTTGGTGTTTAAATTTTTCTAGACGGGCAGTGCGGAGGATGGACGTTTCCAACTGTGCCAGGGTCATGCCAGATTGCTTTAACCAAGCCTGCCTTTGTTCTTCGTTGGTGATTTGGGTTTGCTGGTAAAAGAGTGCTAAATTCTGCTGTTGCTCTTCCGGGGTTAGCTGGATATGGTCGATCGCCTGGTCGAGCAAAATTTCCCGAGCTAAATGGGGCAATAGTTGATATTCCACCATGAGGGAATACAATTCGTCTTCCTTCACTTGGCGATCGCCGACCGTCAATACCACCGACATAGTTAGCCAACTCCTAACGCACAATATAGCTTGATTGCTCCATAACCCTAGCCCAAGCTGACCTAAACATCAATCAGAGGAAGAGAGAAATATCCGTAAAAGTGCCTCTGGTAAATGGTTTTCTTCCGCAGCAGAGGTATCGAGGTAAAAAACCAAAGGTGCTTCTGATTCAGTGAAATCCTGCCAATCTAGGGATTGAATGAGTAACAATGTTTCATTGGCATCGGAAATATCTCCCCGGCGGGACTGCAAACGTTCCCTTAAAACTTCCATGGGAGCATGGCAATTGATAATGGTTAGGGAAAATTTTTCCTGTACTGCAAATTTAATGATGGGCGATCGCCATAATACTAGATCAAATTTTGCATCGAGAATGACATTGAAACCGGATTTGACTACCAAGGAAGCTAAATCAAGCAATGATTGGTAAACTTTTTTTGTCATAGCTTTGCTATATAAATCAGCTTTCCCTGGTTCGTTCAAAGGCACTTTTGCTAAATGTTTACGTACCGCATCAGAGCGAATATGAACGGCGGGTAAAAATTGGCCAAGATGCTGGGCAATGGTACTTTTCCCCGACCCTGACAACCCGGTCATTAAAACTATTTTTTTCTCTTTTTG containing:
- a CDS encoding peptidylprolyl isomerase encodes the protein MSVVLTVGDRQVKEDELYSLMVEYQLLPHLAREILLDQAIDHIQLTPEEQQQNLALFYQQTQITNEEQRQAWLKQSGMTLAQLETSILRTARLEKFKHQTWNDQLEGHFLNSKDKLDQVIYSLIRSRDSGIIQELYFRIQEGEGDFSALARQYSEGPEAQNGGLIGPVELNVPHPQIVQLLKSTPAGQLCLPIAVGEWWILLRLEKYISSQLDDNIRQRLRNDLFQTWLNQQIQTKIKFTTPSPTPETIQPEVGLVKTQD